The following coding sequences are from one Augochlora pura isolate Apur16 chromosome 6, APUR_v2.2.1, whole genome shotgun sequence window:
- the Oseg1 gene encoding intraflagellar transport protein Oseg1 isoform X2 yields MQFNPVSHQLLSCSLSDIAFWSPEQKTVVKHKSRGRVNCCAWTSDGQYLAIGLAAGYVSIRNKNGEEQIRIERQNGVPIWSLLWNNQWENSTDVLCIAEWNGTISFYSTTGKPVGKDRLLNFIPLKMCNFAGGQYILIAGSNKQCILMTYDGIQLINVGGTFSSWVWSCAANPASTHIALGCQDGTITYLQLSWDIVHGLYGDRYAYRENMTDVIIQNLVTGQKVRIKCKDLVSRIAVYKNRLAVQLSERVIIYEPSNTNDGMHYRICEKLNQALNCNLLVVTTNNLILCTERRLQSLSFNGTVEREWILDAFITYIKVVGGPIGQECLIVGLTTGQIVKIYLDNPFPAHLTKINSSVRCLDISSLKEKLAVVSDRGVLYVFDLYAEEKIQEFQDVNSVAFNSSFEDIMCFTSGEYLVIKVGNFTEYRQKFSGYVVGHNGSKVYCLNKSCIVTVEVPLSLFMYQYLDIGLFSHAYNIACLGVADSDWFALGTSALENLELNVAYSAFAKVKNLRYIEIVSEVEEKLKSGEWGREACMATAAAAMGKLKEAAKLYQKAGLQQYALAMYSDLRMFDIAQDFIAGGNSQDRTILLRKRAEWAKSLGEPRAAAETFLSAGDVDRAINIIAEYGWVDMLIKVGRQLDKSDRDNLTIIAKKLKKLGATHGAAEIFSRLGDDPDVADVLVEAQAWPEAFELAERNPKLRARIYGPYARWLAETGHFSEAQEAFQIAGQSEESIIVLTMLAKNAVAEKRFRDASYFYWLLSQISLNLDKSTDELQRLFLQYYEKADIYYAYHEIHKYVEEPFTSLMPEALFNISRFLLTKTQNVQVEGISKFTIMYTLLKQASLLGANKLTMQLLDKLRKTKIPASQLGQLETSSLLARASPYRDPEELLPLCYKCSTFNPLLSSDTQGQCVQCKLKFQYSFVMFEILPLVEFELEEDISNEEAEKLINESLSSSDNMLDKDQLTIAPEVDLFTARLMKYEEKSSTSTIIVGRNVLKSMDPCTVLIIKWPKPFKTRYFKNLLPDLQITFCKSCLKLFHSDDYELALLRYGHCPFCRAINKSND; encoded by the exons ATGCAGTTTAATCCAGTATCCCATCAATTGTTGAGTTGTTCATTATCTGATATCGCTTTTTGGTCTCCAGAACAAAAAACAGTAGTGAAACATAAATCAAGAGGACGGGTGAATTGTTGTGCTTGGACAAGTGATGGTCAATACTTAGCCATTGGATTGGCTGCTGGCTATGTTTCCATTAGAAATAaa AATGGAGAAGAACAAATACGTATTGAAAGACAAAATGGAGTTCCCATATGGAGTCTATTGTGGAATAATCAgtg GGAAAATTCTACAGATGTCCTCTGTATTGCTGAGTGGAACGGAACcatatctttttattcaactACTGGAAAACCTGTCGGTAAAGATAGACTACTGAACTTCATTCCTTTAAAAATGTGCAACTTTGCAGGAGGtcaatacattttaatagCTGGAAGCAATaaacaatgtatattaatgaCCTATGATGGAATACAGTTAATCAATGTTGGTGGTACTTTTTCTTCGTGGGTATGGAGCTGTGCAGCAAATCCAGCTTCTACACATATT GCATTGGGCTGTCAAGATGGTACAATaacatatttacaattatcatGGGATATTGTGCATGGATTATATGGAGATAGATATGCTTATAGGGAAAACATGACTGatgtaataatacaaaatttagttACTGGTCAGAAAGTTCGGATTAAATGTAAAGATTTA gttTCTCGTATAgctgtatataaaaatagactGGCAGTTCAGTTGTCTGAAcgtgtaataatttatgaacCTTCAAACACCAACGATGGAATGCATTACAGaatatgtgaaaaattaaatcaagcACTGAATTGTAACTTATTAGTTGTTACAACaaataacttaattttatGTACAGAAAGACGGTTACAGAGTTTATCTTTTAATGGAACAGTAGAAAGAGAATGGATACTTGATGCATTTATTACTTACATAAAAGTTGTTGGTGGTCCAATCGGACAAGAATGTTTAATAGTAG GTTTAACTACTGGtcaaatagtaaaaatatatttagacaaTCCCTTCCCAGcacatttaacaaaaattaatagctCTGTAAGATGTCTCGATATTAGTTCCTTGAAAGAAAAACTCGCTGTTGTCAGTGACAGAGGAGTTCTTTATGTGTTTGATTTGTATGCAGaagaaaaaattcaagaatttcaaGATGTAAATAGTGTAGCATTTAATAgtagtttcgaagatataaTGTGCTTTACAAGTGGagaatatttagtaattaaagTAGGAAATTTTACGGAATATAGACAGAAGTTTTCTGGTTATGTTGTGGGACATAATGGATCAAAAGTGTACTGCTTAAATAAGTCTTGTATTGTCACGGTGgag GTGCCTCtatctttatttatgtatCAGTATTTAGATATTGGTCTCTTCTCTCACGCATATAACATAGCGTGCCTTGGAGTGGCAGATTCAGACTGGTTTGCTCTGGGTACTTCTGCCCTAGAAAATCTAGAGTTAAATGTAGCATACTCTGCTTTTGctaaagttaaaaatttaagatatatagaaattgtatCTGAAGTCGAAGAGAAACTGAAATCTGGTGAATGGGGAAGAGAAGCATGTATGGCCACTGCTGCGGCTGCCATGGGAAAACTGAAAGAAGCAGCAAAACTTTATCAAAAAGCTGGTTTACAGCAATATGCATTAGCCATGTATTCCGATTTACGTATGTTTGATATTGCACAAGACTTTATTGCCGGTGGAAACAGTCAG GATCGTACAATATTACTTCGTAAAAGAGCAGAATGGGCGAAAAGTCTTGGAGAACCACGCGCCGCAGCAGAAACATTTCTATCAGCAGGAGATGTAGATCGcgcaattaatataattgcagAATATGGTTGGGTTGATATGTTAATTAAAGTTGGAAGACAGCTTGACAAATCCGATAGAGATAATTTAACCATAattgctaaaaaattaaaaaaattgggTGCAACACATGGCGCTGCTGAAATTTTTAGTCGTTTGGGAGATGATCCTGATGTAGCGGATGTTTTAGTAGAGGCTCAAGCATGGCCAGAAGCTTTTGAACTGGCTGAAAGAAATCCAAAATTGAGAGCGAGAATATATGGTCCATATGCCAGATGGTTAGCAGAAACTGGTCATTTTTCTGAAGCACAAGAAG CGTTTCAAATAGCTGGACAATCTGAAGAGtctataattgtattaacaaTGTTAGCAAAAAATGCAGTGGCCGAGAAAAGATTTCGTGATGCTTCCTACTTTTACTGGCTTCTCTCTCAAATTAGTTTAAATCTTGATAAAAGCACTGATGAATTACAAAGGCTGTTCCTACAGTATTATGAAAAGGCTGATATTTACTATGCTTATCATGAAATTCACAAATATGTT GAAGAACCATTCACATCATTAATGCCAGAAGCTCTTTTTAACATCTCGCGGtttctattaacaaaaactCAAAATGTTCAAGTTGAgggaatttcaaaatttactataatgtACACACTTTTAAAACAAGCTTCCCTACTTGGTGCAAACAAATTGACAATGCAGTTACTTGATAAACTgcgcaaaacaaaaattccagCCAGTCAACTCGGTCAACTGGAAACTTCGAGTTTATTGGCTAGAGCTTCTCCTTACAGAGATCCTGAAGAACTTTTACCACTTTGCTACAAATGTTCAACTTTTAATCCTTTATTATCATCAGATACTCAGGGACAATGTGTGCagtgtaaattaaaatttcaatactCTTTTGTAATGTTTg aGATTCTACCTTTAGTCGAATTTGAATTGGAAGAAGATATCTCAAATGAAGAggcagaaaaattaatcaacgaGTCTTTGTCTTCATCCGATAATATGCTAGATAAAGATCAACTTACTATTGCACCTGAAGTAGACTTATTCACTGCtcgtttaatgaaatatgag GAAAAGTCGAGTACTTCTACTATAATTGTGGGAAGAAATGTTTTGAAGAGTATGGATCCGTGTACTGTATTAATCATTAAATGGCCAAAACCATTCAAAACAcgttatttcaaaaatctacTGCCTGATCTACAAATCACTTTTTGTAAATCCTGTTTAAAG CTCTTTCATTCGGATGATTATGAATTGGCTTTATTGCGATATGGGCATTGTCCATTTTGCAGAGCAATAAACAAATCTAATGATtag
- the Oseg1 gene encoding intraflagellar transport protein Oseg1 isoform X1: MKAVPTWVDKVQEKSECIYDLCFNPEGTQLVVAAGQQVLVYETNEGALIQPLKGHKDIVYCVCYARDGKKFASGGADKSVIIWTSRLEGILKYSHNEAIQAMQFNPVSHQLLSCSLSDIAFWSPEQKTVVKHKSRGRVNCCAWTSDGQYLAIGLAAGYVSIRNKNGEEQIRIERQNGVPIWSLLWNNQWENSTDVLCIAEWNGTISFYSTTGKPVGKDRLLNFIPLKMCNFAGGQYILIAGSNKQCILMTYDGIQLINVGGTFSSWVWSCAANPASTHIALGCQDGTITYLQLSWDIVHGLYGDRYAYRENMTDVIIQNLVTGQKVRIKCKDLVSRIAVYKNRLAVQLSERVIIYEPSNTNDGMHYRICEKLNQALNCNLLVVTTNNLILCTERRLQSLSFNGTVEREWILDAFITYIKVVGGPIGQECLIVGLTTGQIVKIYLDNPFPAHLTKINSSVRCLDISSLKEKLAVVSDRGVLYVFDLYAEEKIQEFQDVNSVAFNSSFEDIMCFTSGEYLVIKVGNFTEYRQKFSGYVVGHNGSKVYCLNKSCIVTVEVPLSLFMYQYLDIGLFSHAYNIACLGVADSDWFALGTSALENLELNVAYSAFAKVKNLRYIEIVSEVEEKLKSGEWGREACMATAAAAMGKLKEAAKLYQKAGLQQYALAMYSDLRMFDIAQDFIAGGNSQDRTILLRKRAEWAKSLGEPRAAAETFLSAGDVDRAINIIAEYGWVDMLIKVGRQLDKSDRDNLTIIAKKLKKLGATHGAAEIFSRLGDDPDVADVLVEAQAWPEAFELAERNPKLRARIYGPYARWLAETGHFSEAQEAFQIAGQSEESIIVLTMLAKNAVAEKRFRDASYFYWLLSQISLNLDKSTDELQRLFLQYYEKADIYYAYHEIHKYVEEPFTSLMPEALFNISRFLLTKTQNVQVEGISKFTIMYTLLKQASLLGANKLTMQLLDKLRKTKIPASQLGQLETSSLLARASPYRDPEELLPLCYKCSTFNPLLSSDTQGQCVQCKLKFQYSFVMFEILPLVEFELEEDISNEEAEKLINESLSSSDNMLDKDQLTIAPEVDLFTARLMKYEEKSSTSTIIVGRNVLKSMDPCTVLIIKWPKPFKTRYFKNLLPDLQITFCKSCLKLFHSDDYELALLRYGHCPFCRAINKSND; the protein is encoded by the exons atgaaaGCCGTCCCAACGTGGGTTGACAAAGTTCAAGAAAAATCAGAATG TATATACGACTTATGTTTTAATCCTGAGGGAACACAATTAGTTGTTGCTGCTGGCCAGCAGGTTCTTGTGTATGAAACCAATGAAGGGGCTCTGATTCAGCCATTAAAAg GTCATAAAGACATAGTTTATTGTGTATGTTATGCGAGAGATGGTAAAAAATTTGCATCTGGAGGTGCAGATAAAAGTGTCATCATTTGGACATCAAGATTAGAAGGCATACTTAAATATTC acACAATGAAGCTATTCAGGCTATGCAGTTTAATCCAGTATCCCATCAATTGTTGAGTTGTTCATTATCTGATATCGCTTTTTGGTCTCCAGAACAAAAAACAGTAGTGAAACATAAATCAAGAGGACGGGTGAATTGTTGTGCTTGGACAAGTGATGGTCAATACTTAGCCATTGGATTGGCTGCTGGCTATGTTTCCATTAGAAATAaa AATGGAGAAGAACAAATACGTATTGAAAGACAAAATGGAGTTCCCATATGGAGTCTATTGTGGAATAATCAgtg GGAAAATTCTACAGATGTCCTCTGTATTGCTGAGTGGAACGGAACcatatctttttattcaactACTGGAAAACCTGTCGGTAAAGATAGACTACTGAACTTCATTCCTTTAAAAATGTGCAACTTTGCAGGAGGtcaatacattttaatagCTGGAAGCAATaaacaatgtatattaatgaCCTATGATGGAATACAGTTAATCAATGTTGGTGGTACTTTTTCTTCGTGGGTATGGAGCTGTGCAGCAAATCCAGCTTCTACACATATT GCATTGGGCTGTCAAGATGGTACAATaacatatttacaattatcatGGGATATTGTGCATGGATTATATGGAGATAGATATGCTTATAGGGAAAACATGACTGatgtaataatacaaaatttagttACTGGTCAGAAAGTTCGGATTAAATGTAAAGATTTA gttTCTCGTATAgctgtatataaaaatagactGGCAGTTCAGTTGTCTGAAcgtgtaataatttatgaacCTTCAAACACCAACGATGGAATGCATTACAGaatatgtgaaaaattaaatcaagcACTGAATTGTAACTTATTAGTTGTTACAACaaataacttaattttatGTACAGAAAGACGGTTACAGAGTTTATCTTTTAATGGAACAGTAGAAAGAGAATGGATACTTGATGCATTTATTACTTACATAAAAGTTGTTGGTGGTCCAATCGGACAAGAATGTTTAATAGTAG GTTTAACTACTGGtcaaatagtaaaaatatatttagacaaTCCCTTCCCAGcacatttaacaaaaattaatagctCTGTAAGATGTCTCGATATTAGTTCCTTGAAAGAAAAACTCGCTGTTGTCAGTGACAGAGGAGTTCTTTATGTGTTTGATTTGTATGCAGaagaaaaaattcaagaatttcaaGATGTAAATAGTGTAGCATTTAATAgtagtttcgaagatataaTGTGCTTTACAAGTGGagaatatttagtaattaaagTAGGAAATTTTACGGAATATAGACAGAAGTTTTCTGGTTATGTTGTGGGACATAATGGATCAAAAGTGTACTGCTTAAATAAGTCTTGTATTGTCACGGTGgag GTGCCTCtatctttatttatgtatCAGTATTTAGATATTGGTCTCTTCTCTCACGCATATAACATAGCGTGCCTTGGAGTGGCAGATTCAGACTGGTTTGCTCTGGGTACTTCTGCCCTAGAAAATCTAGAGTTAAATGTAGCATACTCTGCTTTTGctaaagttaaaaatttaagatatatagaaattgtatCTGAAGTCGAAGAGAAACTGAAATCTGGTGAATGGGGAAGAGAAGCATGTATGGCCACTGCTGCGGCTGCCATGGGAAAACTGAAAGAAGCAGCAAAACTTTATCAAAAAGCTGGTTTACAGCAATATGCATTAGCCATGTATTCCGATTTACGTATGTTTGATATTGCACAAGACTTTATTGCCGGTGGAAACAGTCAG GATCGTACAATATTACTTCGTAAAAGAGCAGAATGGGCGAAAAGTCTTGGAGAACCACGCGCCGCAGCAGAAACATTTCTATCAGCAGGAGATGTAGATCGcgcaattaatataattgcagAATATGGTTGGGTTGATATGTTAATTAAAGTTGGAAGACAGCTTGACAAATCCGATAGAGATAATTTAACCATAattgctaaaaaattaaaaaaattgggTGCAACACATGGCGCTGCTGAAATTTTTAGTCGTTTGGGAGATGATCCTGATGTAGCGGATGTTTTAGTAGAGGCTCAAGCATGGCCAGAAGCTTTTGAACTGGCTGAAAGAAATCCAAAATTGAGAGCGAGAATATATGGTCCATATGCCAGATGGTTAGCAGAAACTGGTCATTTTTCTGAAGCACAAGAAG CGTTTCAAATAGCTGGACAATCTGAAGAGtctataattgtattaacaaTGTTAGCAAAAAATGCAGTGGCCGAGAAAAGATTTCGTGATGCTTCCTACTTTTACTGGCTTCTCTCTCAAATTAGTTTAAATCTTGATAAAAGCACTGATGAATTACAAAGGCTGTTCCTACAGTATTATGAAAAGGCTGATATTTACTATGCTTATCATGAAATTCACAAATATGTT GAAGAACCATTCACATCATTAATGCCAGAAGCTCTTTTTAACATCTCGCGGtttctattaacaaaaactCAAAATGTTCAAGTTGAgggaatttcaaaatttactataatgtACACACTTTTAAAACAAGCTTCCCTACTTGGTGCAAACAAATTGACAATGCAGTTACTTGATAAACTgcgcaaaacaaaaattccagCCAGTCAACTCGGTCAACTGGAAACTTCGAGTTTATTGGCTAGAGCTTCTCCTTACAGAGATCCTGAAGAACTTTTACCACTTTGCTACAAATGTTCAACTTTTAATCCTTTATTATCATCAGATACTCAGGGACAATGTGTGCagtgtaaattaaaatttcaatactCTTTTGTAATGTTTg aGATTCTACCTTTAGTCGAATTTGAATTGGAAGAAGATATCTCAAATGAAGAggcagaaaaattaatcaacgaGTCTTTGTCTTCATCCGATAATATGCTAGATAAAGATCAACTTACTATTGCACCTGAAGTAGACTTATTCACTGCtcgtttaatgaaatatgag GAAAAGTCGAGTACTTCTACTATAATTGTGGGAAGAAATGTTTTGAAGAGTATGGATCCGTGTACTGTATTAATCATTAAATGGCCAAAACCATTCAAAACAcgttatttcaaaaatctacTGCCTGATCTACAAATCACTTTTTGTAAATCCTGTTTAAAG CTCTTTCATTCGGATGATTATGAATTGGCTTTATTGCGATATGGGCATTGTCCATTTTGCAGAGCAATAAACAAATCTAATGATtag